In a genomic window of Halalkalicoccus sp. CG83:
- a CDS encoding FkbM family methyltransferase gives MTDTERGRGAYDLPLERPLDLLREVYDGTIRRRLPRVLGVYNGVVTRRYYLLDLTQSTNEPAYKQALVEGVREAIDPGDAVVEIGAGFGVCTVWAAREAGAEGRVLSFEANAEQTRVVREALELTGQVAGEDLLDRVDVQQALVGSDLETYGSMAGAARVEPAALPDCDVLTMDCEGAELDVLRELSVEPRTIVVETHPTHGAPTDAVVEVLSSKGYAIETTPVTTKEGGSKDVVTATKSSDT, from the coding sequence ATGACTGATACAGAGCGAGGTCGAGGCGCGTACGATCTCCCGCTCGAGCGCCCGCTCGACCTCCTCCGGGAGGTCTACGACGGTACGATCCGTCGCCGACTGCCGCGGGTGCTCGGCGTTTACAACGGGGTCGTGACCCGGCGGTACTACCTTCTGGATCTCACGCAGTCCACCAACGAGCCGGCGTACAAGCAGGCGCTCGTCGAGGGCGTTCGGGAGGCGATCGACCCCGGGGACGCGGTCGTCGAGATCGGAGCGGGGTTCGGCGTCTGTACGGTCTGGGCCGCGAGGGAGGCGGGAGCCGAGGGTCGCGTGCTCAGCTTCGAGGCGAACGCCGAACAGACGCGCGTGGTACGCGAGGCGCTCGAGCTGACCGGACAGGTCGCTGGCGAGGACCTCCTCGATCGGGTCGACGTCCAGCAGGCGCTCGTCGGCTCCGACCTCGAGACATACGGTTCGATGGCCGGCGCGGCCCGCGTCGAGCCCGCGGCGCTCCCCGACTGTGACGTACTGACGATGGACTGCGAGGGGGCCGAACTGGACGTTCTGCGGGAGCTCTCGGTCGAGCCGCGCACGATCGTCGTCGAAACCCACCCGACGCACGGGGCCCCCACCGACGCGGTCGTCGAGGTGCTCTCCTCGAAGGGGTACGCGATCGAGACGACCCCGGTCACCACGAAGGAGGGCGGCTCGAAGGACGTCGTGACGGCGACGAAGTCCTCGGACACGTAG
- a CDS encoding NAD-dependent epimerase/dehydratase family protein translates to MPILLTGADGYVGWPTALRIADRTDDRVVMVDDLSRRGWVDEVGSVSATPIGDVETRLTAAREVHGLRNLSFVEGDLTEKAFVDELLDVHEPETVVHVAAQPSAPYSQINGERANYTQHNNMQATRNLLWGLEEAGLTDTHFIETTTTGIYGAPNFPVPEGGATMEHGGERDEVPFPAMAGSWYHLTKAHDAANVRLAHDQFGIPTSDVRTAIVYGTETEETREDERLKTRFDFDYYFGTVTHRFCAQAVAGYPVTVYGKGEQRKPFVSLEDAVEGLARLALADPDDRPDDHVVYNQVTRAISIVEVAETIAETGADFDLDVEVEHFENPRDEDETHKMVIENDRYMDLIDEQRQSFSEGVDDVFETLDRHRDTVTAYEDRFLPSVLAERV, encoded by the coding sequence ATGCCAATTCTGCTTACAGGAGCGGACGGCTACGTCGGGTGGCCGACGGCCCTCCGTATCGCGGACCGGACCGACGACCGAGTCGTCATGGTCGACGACCTCAGCCGGCGTGGCTGGGTCGACGAGGTCGGCAGCGTCAGCGCGACCCCGATCGGCGACGTCGAGACTCGACTGACGGCGGCGAGGGAGGTCCACGGGCTTCGAAACCTCTCGTTCGTCGAGGGCGATCTCACGGAGAAGGCGTTCGTCGACGAACTGCTCGACGTCCACGAACCGGAGACCGTCGTCCACGTGGCCGCCCAGCCCTCTGCGCCCTACTCGCAGATAAACGGCGAACGGGCGAACTACACCCAGCACAACAACATGCAGGCGACCCGGAACCTCCTGTGGGGACTCGAGGAGGCAGGTCTGACCGACACGCACTTCATCGAGACGACGACCACGGGGATCTACGGCGCGCCGAACTTCCCCGTCCCGGAGGGCGGCGCGACGATGGAACACGGCGGCGAGCGCGACGAGGTGCCGTTCCCGGCGATGGCGGGCTCGTGGTACCACCTGACCAAGGCGCACGACGCGGCCAACGTCCGTCTCGCACACGACCAGTTCGGCATCCCGACGAGCGACGTCCGAACGGCGATCGTCTACGGAACGGAGACCGAGGAGACCCGCGAGGACGAGCGCCTGAAGACCCGGTTCGACTTCGACTACTACTTCGGGACGGTCACCCACCGGTTCTGCGCGCAGGCGGTCGCCGGCTATCCGGTGACGGTCTACGGGAAGGGCGAGCAGCGAAAGCCGTTCGTCAGCCTCGAGGACGCCGTCGAGGGGCTGGCTCGACTCGCGCTCGCGGACCCCGACGACCGCCCGGACGACCACGTCGTCTACAACCAGGTCACGCGGGCGATCAGCATCGTCGAGGTGGCCGAGACCATCGCCGAGACGGGGGCCGACTTCGACCTCGACGTCGAGGTCGAACACTTCGAGAACCCCCGCGACGAGGACGAAACCCACAAGATGGTCATCGAGAACGATCGATACATGGACCTCATCGACGAGCAGCGCCAGTCGTTCTCCGAGGGCGTCGACGACGTCTTCGAGACGCTCGATCGCCACCGCGACACCGTCACAGCCTACGAGGATCGCTTCCTACCGTCGGTCCTCGCGGAGCGGGTCTAG
- a CDS encoding methyltransferase domain-containing protein, translating to MSAGILDVGCGNNKRHPEAVGMDIREYDDVDVVHDLNDTPWPFEDDRFERVLAYSVLEHVPDLPAVMGEIHRISKHGALLEGKVPHWKDRNAYTDPTHVGRVLGELPDGTETTYPWPLSGLVDAYYDGFEPRATLVCGFDERTFDFWDPTTGMGERGYFDAEFRVREVERIRRVQFWKSRPVEFTLEVRK from the coding sequence ATGAGTGCCGGCATCCTCGACGTCGGCTGCGGCAACAACAAGCGCCACCCGGAGGCCGTGGGCATGGACATCCGGGAGTACGACGACGTCGACGTCGTCCACGATCTCAACGACACCCCCTGGCCGTTCGAGGACGACCGCTTCGAGCGCGTGCTCGCCTACTCGGTGCTCGAGCACGTCCCCGACCTCCCGGCGGTGATGGGCGAGATCCACCGCATCTCGAAACACGGGGCGCTCCTCGAGGGGAAGGTCCCCCACTGGAAGGACCGCAACGCCTACACCGACCCCACCCACGTCGGGCGCGTGCTGGGGGAGCTCCCGGACGGCACGGAGACGACGTACCCGTGGCCGCTCTCGGGACTCGTCGACGCCTACTACGACGGGTTCGAGCCGCGCGCGACGCTGGTCTGCGGGTTCGACGAGCGGACGTTCGACTTCTGGGACCCGACGACCGGGATGGGCGAGCGGGGCTACTTCGACGCGGAGTTCCGCGTCCGGGAGGTAGAACGGATCCGCCGCGTGCAGTTCTGGAAGTCCCGCCCCGTCGAGTTCACCCTGGAGGTGCGGAAATGA
- a CDS encoding glycosyltransferase family 4 protein: MKVGYFCYRLSGNGPRTRARDVINAIATRTDHHVVVLTGEPEKVDEAAEIVPVAVDKPIDALRKVRRHLSDADLVHVPINVYQAAFVRAAYSGPIVIGVGPGTQPTHWHGLLGRAIGVDVKITTHRYMTRWKRYGYETPLCAATIDRDEFYPYDDERVRALRDSMGIAPEANVLLYVGRLTEYKGAALVSELAELLADDEETVVIVVGDGPLEEEFEDRDDLRFEGFVDNEKLPDYFNAADVTLIPRETDVTCNVGLESIACGTPAITTADGVIRLLFEDHGTYVWADRDAASVRDAAFELLEDEDLYRAQVERGFETLSKMNMSLEDAIRTHSEVYERVASA; encoded by the coding sequence ATGAAGGTCGGCTACTTCTGCTACCGTCTCTCGGGTAACGGTCCCCGCACGCGGGCCCGCGACGTCATCAACGCGATCGCGACCCGGACGGACCACCACGTCGTCGTCCTCACCGGCGAGCCCGAGAAGGTCGACGAGGCGGCCGAGATCGTCCCCGTCGCCGTCGACAAGCCGATCGACGCGCTGCGGAAGGTCCGTCGGCACCTCTCCGACGCCGATCTCGTTCACGTGCCGATCAACGTCTACCAGGCGGCCTTCGTCCGTGCGGCCTACTCCGGTCCGATCGTCATCGGCGTGGGGCCCGGCACCCAGCCGACGCACTGGCACGGCCTCCTCGGGCGGGCCATCGGCGTCGACGTGAAGATCACGACCCACCGGTACATGACCCGCTGGAAGCGCTACGGGTACGAGACGCCGCTGTGTGCCGCGACGATCGACCGCGACGAGTTCTACCCGTACGACGACGAGCGGGTTCGGGCGCTCCGCGACTCGATGGGCATCGCGCCGGAGGCGAACGTCCTCCTCTACGTCGGCCGGCTGACCGAGTACAAGGGCGCCGCCCTCGTGAGCGAACTCGCGGAACTGCTCGCGGACGACGAGGAGACGGTCGTCATCGTCGTCGGCGACGGCCCGCTCGAGGAGGAGTTCGAGGACAGGGACGACCTCCGGTTCGAGGGGTTCGTCGACAACGAGAAGCTGCCCGACTACTTCAACGCTGCCGACGTGACGTTGATTCCCCGGGAGACCGACGTCACGTGCAACGTGGGCCTGGAGTCGATCGCCTGCGGAACGCCCGCGATCACGACGGCGGACGGCGTGATCCGACTCCTCTTCGAGGACCACGGCACGTACGTCTGGGCCGATCGGGACGCGGCCTCGGTGCGCGACGCCGCGTTCGAACTCCTCGAGGACGAGGATCTGTACCGAGCGCAGGTCGAACGCGGGTTCGAGACCCTCTCGAAGATGAACATGTCGCTCGAGGACGCGATCCGGACGCACTCCGAGGTCTACGAACGCGTCGCGAGCGCCTGA
- a CDS encoding alkaline phosphatase family protein → MTTVVLGWDGLDHRLAEAFDLTEAFGEHNRELSTFDNPALEKPHTFELWPSIITGVEPDEHGIHAASEGGGVAWENPAIAFAARASRSFLPESVRTKVGKALRSGGAGLDFKSADYYREAGVETVFDGRRSRAIAVPNYRVERDDRLGFVVDRGADLGEFLDIEDGEGAEGDYSARVPLPELEERLVSEATRKLGAVRACIEREYDLVFVWLGYLDTVGHLAPTVDETGWQERAYRLAARLTDEVREELSGEDVLLCVSDHGLRDGYHTHDAYVGASSEEAIAGVESVLDVREGIERVTDRHEPTTRPEVRPAYRCESEVERRDARDVRDQLEDMGYL, encoded by the coding sequence ATGACGACCGTCGTGCTCGGGTGGGACGGGCTCGACCACCGGCTGGCCGAGGCGTTCGACCTCACGGAGGCGTTCGGCGAGCACAACCGGGAGCTGTCGACGTTCGACAATCCCGCTCTCGAGAAGCCCCACACCTTCGAGCTGTGGCCGTCGATCATCACCGGCGTCGAACCCGACGAACACGGCATCCACGCCGCGAGCGAAGGGGGCGGCGTCGCCTGGGAGAACCCGGCGATCGCGTTCGCCGCGCGAGCCTCCCGATCGTTCCTCCCGGAGTCCGTCCGGACGAAGGTCGGAAAGGCGCTCAGGAGCGGCGGCGCCGGTCTCGACTTCAAGTCCGCCGACTACTACCGGGAGGCGGGCGTCGAGACGGTGTTCGACGGCCGCAGGTCACGGGCGATCGCGGTGCCGAACTACCGCGTCGAGCGCGACGACCGGCTCGGGTTCGTCGTCGACCGGGGCGCCGATCTAGGCGAGTTCCTCGACATCGAGGACGGCGAGGGCGCCGAGGGCGACTACTCCGCACGCGTCCCGCTCCCCGAGCTCGAGGAACGGCTGGTGAGCGAGGCGACGCGGAAGCTCGGGGCCGTCCGGGCCTGCATCGAGCGCGAGTACGACCTGGTATTCGTCTGGCTGGGCTATCTCGACACCGTCGGTCACCTCGCGCCGACCGTCGACGAGACGGGCTGGCAGGAGCGCGCCTATCGGCTCGCGGCCCGGCTGACCGACGAGGTCCGCGAGGAGCTCTCGGGGGAGGACGTGCTGCTCTGTGTCTCGGACCACGGGCTCCGCGACGGCTATCACACCCACGACGCGTACGTCGGCGCGAGTAGCGAGGAGGCGATCGCGGGGGTCGAGTCGGTGCTCGACGTCCGCGAGGGCATCGAGCGCGTGACCGACCGCCACGAGCCGACGACGCGCCCCGAGGTCCGGCCCGCCTACCGGTGTGAGAGCGAGGTGGAACGCCGCGACGCACGGGACGTCCGCGACCAGCTCGAGGACATGGGCTACCTGTAA
- a CDS encoding oligosaccharide flippase family protein, whose product MRFGRTAAVYFVSQVVLSLAGFLATFFIARLLGASALGTYMVAIALLFWLKVPANGVRAAIEKRVSEGRERGEYLSAGFVAAATIAGVATALVLGFSDAVNAYVGASVSGMLVLLVWSNVFFDSIAAGLTGQKKVAHEGAVRVIERVGRLGGQVGLILLGYGVSGLIVGHTLSLFVAGLVGLAVFDVRPKLPSRDHLRSLADYGRYSWLGSLQSQMFGWMDTTVLAFFVASSLIGVYEVAWTLASTLALISVAVQQTLFPELSDLGVDERYDRIHHYLNEGFVFVGIFAIPGLFGAAVLGPDILRIYSPEFTRGATVLLVLIVARTIAAFGSQLLSAINAIDRPDVAFRINGAFVATNLLLNVVLVSRYGWYGAAVATALSAALSLVLGYYALSTLIGRPRIPAAEIGREVAASLVMTVVLLGLVGQVPRNHVVTVLLVAVGAGVYTVVLVAISTRIRQKALSLLPARIGTRV is encoded by the coding sequence ATGCGTTTTGGACGAACTGCGGCCGTCTACTTCGTCTCACAGGTCGTTCTCTCGCTCGCCGGGTTCCTGGCGACGTTCTTCATCGCACGACTCCTCGGCGCCAGCGCGCTCGGGACCTACATGGTGGCGATCGCGCTGCTGTTCTGGCTGAAAGTGCCCGCCAACGGCGTCAGGGCGGCGATCGAGAAACGCGTGAGCGAGGGGCGCGAACGGGGCGAGTACCTCTCGGCCGGGTTCGTCGCCGCCGCGACGATCGCCGGCGTGGCGACGGCGCTCGTCCTCGGCTTCAGCGACGCCGTGAACGCGTACGTCGGCGCCTCGGTGAGCGGCATGCTCGTCCTGCTCGTCTGGTCGAACGTGTTCTTCGACTCGATCGCCGCCGGGCTGACGGGACAGAAGAAGGTGGCCCACGAGGGGGCCGTCAGGGTCATCGAACGGGTCGGACGGCTCGGCGGACAGGTGGGGCTGATCCTGCTCGGCTATGGCGTCTCCGGGCTGATCGTCGGTCACACCCTCTCGCTGTTCGTCGCCGGACTCGTCGGTCTGGCCGTCTTCGACGTCCGGCCGAAGCTCCCGTCGCGCGACCACCTGCGCAGTCTGGCCGACTACGGGCGCTACTCCTGGCTCGGCAGCCTCCAATCGCAGATGTTCGGCTGGATGGACACCACGGTGCTGGCGTTCTTCGTCGCGTCGTCGTTGATCGGCGTCTACGAGGTGGCCTGGACGCTCGCCTCGACGCTCGCGTTGATCAGCGTGGCCGTCCAGCAGACGCTCTTTCCCGAGCTCAGCGACCTGGGCGTCGACGAGCGCTACGACCGCATCCACCACTACCTCAACGAGGGGTTCGTCTTCGTGGGCATCTTCGCGATCCCCGGACTGTTCGGCGCGGCCGTTCTCGGGCCGGACATCCTCCGGATATACAGCCCCGAGTTCACGCGCGGTGCGACCGTCCTCCTCGTCCTCATCGTCGCACGGACGATCGCCGCCTTCGGCTCCCAGCTCCTCAGCGCGATCAACGCCATCGACCGGCCGGACGTCGCGTTCCGGATCAACGGCGCGTTCGTCGCGACGAACCTGCTCCTCAACGTCGTGCTCGTCTCGCGCTACGGCTGGTACGGTGCGGCCGTCGCCACCGCGCTCTCGGCCGCGCTCTCGTTGGTCCTCGGGTACTACGCGCTCTCGACCCTCATCGGTCGCCCGCGGATCCCGGCCGCGGAGATCGGCCGCGAGGTCGCCGCGAGCCTCGTCATGACGGTCGTGCTCCTCGGACTCGTCGGACAGGTCCCGCGCAACCACGTCGTCACGGTGCTGCTCGTGGCCGTCGGGGCGGGCGTCTACACCGTCGTTCTGGTCGCCATCTCGACGCGGATCCGGCAGAAGGCGCTGTCGCTGCTGCCCGCTCGAATCGGGACGCGGGTCTGA
- a CDS encoding glycosyltransferase family 2 protein, producing MCAGPETIDVAIPTYESGAVLDGTLERLARAEEAAPVTVSRLVVVDNESDDDTREIARTAADVNDWEPVVTSRPSTLPEARELAIDRVESEWFLFLDDDVRLSESYLADVVGAVAPAVGAVQGRKGSRDERNTDWVRRRARRGGTHATLVRRSTVEDLSYPDDLLVLEDEYTRRHVEDDGYLWVFNHRARFEHASQERHPIGWREGYLGGKYGLSQFHTVALNVPFSLASGRSPAPHAERALGWVAGRARRGAASIRAEGIDA from the coding sequence ATGTGCGCTGGTCCCGAGACGATCGACGTCGCGATCCCCACCTACGAGTCCGGGGCCGTCCTCGACGGGACGCTGGAGCGCCTCGCTCGCGCGGAGGAGGCCGCTCCGGTCACCGTCTCACGGCTCGTCGTCGTCGACAACGAGAGCGACGACGACACGCGGGAGATCGCGCGAACGGCGGCCGACGTGAACGACTGGGAACCGGTCGTAACGTCGCGTCCCTCCACGCTGCCGGAGGCGCGAGAGCTCGCGATCGATCGCGTAGAGAGCGAGTGGTTCCTCTTCCTCGACGACGACGTCCGGCTCTCGGAGTCCTATCTCGCCGACGTCGTCGGGGCCGTCGCGCCGGCAGTCGGGGCCGTCCAGGGTCGGAAGGGATCGCGAGACGAACGCAACACCGACTGGGTGCGCAGGCGAGCGCGACGGGGGGGTACCCACGCGACGCTCGTCCGTCGCTCGACGGTCGAGGACCTCTCGTACCCCGACGACCTGCTGGTGTTGGAGGACGAGTACACCAGGCGGCACGTCGAGGACGACGGCTACCTCTGGGTGTTCAACCACCGCGCGCGGTTCGAGCACGCGAGCCAGGAGCGCCACCCGATCGGCTGGCGGGAGGGGTATCTCGGAGGGAAGTACGGACTCTCGCAGTTCCACACCGTCGCGCTCAACGTCCCGTTCTCGCTCGCGAGCGGGCGATCGCCCGCACCCCACGCCGAACGCGCGCTGGGCTGGGTCGCCGGACGGGCCCGCCGCGGCGCGGCATCGATCCGAGCGGAGGGGATCGACGCATGA